The following proteins are co-located in the Streptomyces asiaticus genome:
- a CDS encoding ABC transporter permease has translation MTTRLGPLRHTGTALCAALIALTLLAAVFPGLFGDVDPLRSSMAESLQAPSARHWFGTDLLGRDVFTRVVHGARYSLLLGVAAMLISLVLGLLTGVLAGLSGRAADEAVARVLDVVSAFPGVLLAMLVVVFTGPGVFNIAVAIGISGVPKFARVIRARTRSVKDAGYVTHAVVQGRGRGWILARHIAPNVLVAVPVIATIDIGTSIVAVSGLSFLGLGPQPPVPEWGVMLAEGRDILRTAWWAGLFPGLAMTLTVIAFTVVGRRLQLLLEGRTP, from the coding sequence ATGACCACACGTCTTGGCCCGCTGCGCCACACCGGCACCGCCCTGTGCGCCGCGCTCATCGCCCTGACCCTGCTCGCCGCCGTCTTCCCCGGTCTCTTCGGCGACGTCGACCCGCTGCGCTCCTCGATGGCCGAATCCCTACAGGCGCCCAGTGCACGGCACTGGTTCGGCACCGACCTGCTGGGCCGGGACGTGTTCACCCGGGTGGTGCACGGGGCGCGCTACTCCCTGCTGCTCGGGGTGGCCGCCATGCTCATCAGCCTGGTCCTCGGCCTGCTGACCGGTGTTCTCGCCGGGCTGTCCGGCCGGGCGGCCGACGAGGCCGTGGCGCGGGTGCTCGATGTGGTCTCCGCGTTTCCGGGTGTGCTGCTGGCGATGCTCGTGGTGGTCTTCACCGGGCCCGGCGTCTTCAACATCGCGGTGGCGATCGGCATTTCGGGCGTACCGAAGTTCGCCCGGGTGATCCGTGCACGGACCCGGTCGGTGAAGGACGCCGGATACGTCACCCACGCCGTCGTCCAGGGCCGCGGCCGCGGCTGGATCCTGGCGCGCCACATCGCCCCCAACGTCCTGGTCGCCGTCCCCGTCATCGCCACCATCGACATCGGCACCTCGATCGTGGCCGTCTCCGGGCTGAGCTTCCTCGGCCTCGGACCGCAGCCCCCGGTCCCCGAGTGGGGCGTGATGCTCGCCGAGGGCCGCGACATCCTCCGTACCGCCTGGTGGGCCGGGCTCTTCCCGGGCCTGGCGATGACCCTGACGGTGATCGCCTTCACCGTCGTCGGCCGCAGGCTGCAACTCCTCCTGGAAGGCAGGACCCCATGA
- a CDS encoding dipeptide ABC transporter ATP-binding protein: MTAHDAAAHRPLVEVDLLSVAFRGRTGTVRAVEDVSFAVHPGECVAIVGESGSGKSVTARSLVGLNGREAIPAATALRVDGRDALGFSQRDWRAVRGRFAGLVLQDALVSLDPLRTVGQEAGEAIRHHRLEPRGRVRDRVLDTLRAVGMPDPERRIGAYPHELSGGLRQRALIASAIAAEPRLIIADEPTTALDVTVRRQIVQVLAERVADGSGLLLISHDLAVVADIADRVLVMERGRVVEDGPAREVLRHPSARYTRRLLAAIPTAASRGARLTGDRPATPAAATAPATVRRLPSGPGDDVVLEARSLTKTYAVRGRGGKGGRQRFTALDDVSFRLHRGEALGIVGESGSGKTTCADIVLALTRPDSGEVRLHGRPWSALTERERRSSRRLVPYVPQDPLSSFDPRWTVGQVLAENIHGEDSRDRRRDLAVTALERVGLNADHLGRRPRSLSGGQRQRVAIARALMGEPEIIVCDEPVSALDVLIQAQVLDLIADLRAELGTSLLFISHDLGVVHHLTDRVLVFKDGRVVERGDVDEVFEAPSHPYTRELLASLPGQELRAS, from the coding sequence ATGACCGCACATGACGCGGCGGCGCATCGGCCGCTCGTCGAGGTGGACTTGCTCAGCGTCGCCTTCCGCGGCCGTACGGGGACCGTACGGGCCGTGGAGGACGTCTCCTTCGCCGTCCACCCCGGCGAGTGCGTGGCGATCGTCGGGGAGTCCGGCTCCGGCAAGAGCGTCACCGCCCGGTCCCTCGTCGGGCTGAACGGCCGGGAGGCGATCCCCGCGGCCACCGCCCTGCGGGTGGACGGCCGGGACGCGCTCGGCTTCTCCCAGCGGGACTGGCGGGCCGTGCGCGGCCGGTTCGCGGGGCTGGTCCTACAGGACGCGCTGGTGTCGCTCGATCCACTGCGCACCGTGGGCCAGGAGGCGGGCGAGGCCATCCGCCACCATCGGCTGGAGCCGCGCGGCCGGGTGCGGGACCGGGTGCTTGACACCCTGCGCGCGGTGGGCATGCCGGACCCCGAGCGGCGGATCGGCGCGTATCCCCACGAACTGTCCGGGGGGTTGCGGCAGCGCGCGCTGATCGCCTCCGCGATCGCCGCCGAACCGCGGCTGATCATCGCCGACGAGCCGACCACGGCACTGGACGTGACCGTGCGGCGGCAGATCGTCCAGGTGCTCGCGGAGCGGGTGGCCGACGGCAGCGGACTGCTGCTGATCAGCCATGACCTGGCCGTCGTCGCGGACATCGCCGACCGCGTCCTGGTCATGGAGCGCGGCCGGGTGGTGGAGGACGGGCCGGCGCGCGAGGTGCTGCGGCACCCCAGCGCTCGCTACACCCGGCGACTGCTGGCGGCGATCCCCACGGCCGCCTCGCGCGGTGCCCGGCTGACCGGCGACCGCCCGGCCACCCCGGCGGCCGCCACAGCGCCCGCCACCGTGCGCCGCCTTCCGTCCGGGCCCGGCGACGACGTGGTCCTGGAGGCGAGGAGCCTGACCAAGACCTACGCGGTGCGCGGCCGGGGCGGTAAGGGCGGCCGGCAGCGGTTCACCGCGCTGGACGACGTGTCCTTCCGGCTGCACCGGGGGGAGGCGCTGGGCATCGTCGGGGAGTCCGGCTCGGGCAAGACCACCTGCGCCGACATCGTGCTCGCCCTCACCCGGCCGGACTCCGGCGAGGTGCGGCTGCACGGCCGTCCGTGGAGTGCGCTGACCGAGCGGGAGCGCAGGTCCTCGCGCCGGCTGGTCCCGTACGTACCGCAGGATCCGCTGAGCTCCTTCGACCCGCGCTGGACGGTCGGCCAGGTGCTGGCGGAGAACATCCACGGGGAGGATTCCCGCGACCGGCGGCGCGACCTGGCCGTCACCGCCCTGGAACGGGTGGGTCTGAACGCCGATCACCTCGGCCGCCGGCCCCGGTCGCTGTCCGGCGGCCAGCGCCAGCGGGTGGCGATCGCGCGGGCGCTGATGGGCGAGCCGGAGATCATCGTGTGCGATGAGCCGGTGTCCGCCCTGGACGTCCTCATCCAGGCCCAGGTGCTCGACCTGATCGCGGACCTGCGGGCCGAACTGGGCACCTCCCTGCTGTTCATCTCGCACGACCTGGGTGTGGTGCACCATCTCACCGACCGCGTACTGGTGTTCAAGGACGGCCGGGTCGTGGAGCGGGGCGATGTCGACGAGGTCTTCGAGGCGCCGAGCCATCCGTACACACGCGAGCTGCTGGCCTCGCTCCCGGGGCAGGAGCTGCGGGCGTCGTGA
- a CDS encoding NtaA/DmoA family FMN-dependent monooxygenase (This protein belongs to a clade of FMN-dependent monooxygenases, within a broader family of flavin-dependent oxidoreductases, the luciferase-like monooxygenase (LMM) family, some of whose members use coenzyme F420 rather than FMN.), which produces MSRPAKQVHLGAAFPGVNNHTVWSDPRSGSQIDFSSFRHLARTAERGKFDFFFLAEGLRLREHRGEIFDLDVVGRPDTLPVLSALAAVTDHIGLAGTVNVTFNEPFELARQFATLDHLSGGRAAWNVVTSSDAFTGANFRRGGFLDHADRYTRAAEFIEAARELWDAWAPDAVVAGRADGVFVKDGAIAQVRHRGPQFDITARPTVPRGPQGHPVLIQAGNSGDGREFAAATADAIYTIHAELAAGQTFYADVKGRLAAYGRAPGDLKILPQATFVLGDTAEEARERARHIRLQQVSPQGAIAQLEQVWGRDLSGYDPDGPLPDVEPLADGVGVTRGRARHHHDPLALARHWRQVAEAKRLSIRGLVIELTGRHAFVGTPAQVAEEINTHVQSDACDGFIISGHLTPTGLDEFVDTVIPELQERGVFRSEYHGTTLRDHLGLGHAPASVR; this is translated from the coding sequence ATGAGCCGACCCGCCAAGCAGGTGCACCTGGGGGCGGCCTTCCCCGGGGTGAACAACCACACCGTCTGGAGCGATCCACGCTCGGGCAGCCAGATCGACTTCTCCTCCTTCCGCCATCTCGCGCGGACCGCGGAGCGTGGAAAGTTCGACTTCTTCTTCCTCGCCGAGGGGCTCCGGCTGCGCGAGCACCGCGGGGAGATCTTCGACCTGGACGTGGTCGGCAGACCCGACACCCTGCCGGTGCTGAGCGCGCTGGCGGCCGTCACCGACCACATCGGCCTGGCCGGGACCGTCAACGTCACCTTCAACGAACCCTTCGAACTCGCCCGGCAGTTCGCGACGCTGGACCACCTCTCCGGCGGGCGCGCCGCATGGAACGTGGTCACCTCCTCGGACGCCTTCACCGGCGCGAACTTCCGCCGCGGCGGCTTCCTGGACCACGCCGACCGGTACACCCGCGCCGCGGAGTTCATCGAGGCCGCCCGGGAACTGTGGGATGCCTGGGCCCCGGACGCGGTGGTCGCCGGCCGTGCCGACGGGGTCTTCGTCAAGGACGGGGCCATCGCACAAGTACGCCACCGGGGCCCGCAGTTCGACATCACCGCGCGTCCGACGGTGCCGCGCGGCCCCCAGGGCCACCCGGTGCTGATCCAGGCCGGAAACTCCGGCGACGGCCGGGAGTTCGCCGCCGCGACCGCCGACGCGATCTACACCATCCACGCCGAACTGGCGGCGGGCCAGACCTTCTACGCCGACGTCAAGGGCCGGCTCGCCGCGTACGGCCGTGCTCCCGGAGATCTGAAGATACTGCCCCAGGCCACCTTCGTACTGGGTGACACCGCGGAGGAGGCGCGTGAGCGCGCCCGCCACATCCGCCTCCAGCAGGTCTCCCCGCAGGGAGCGATCGCACAGCTCGAACAGGTATGGGGGCGCGACCTGTCCGGCTACGACCCCGACGGACCACTGCCCGACGTCGAACCACTCGCCGATGGTGTCGGCGTCACCCGCGGCCGGGCACGCCACCACCACGACCCCCTCGCGCTGGCACGCCACTGGCGTCAGGTCGCCGAGGCGAAGCGGCTGAGCATCCGCGGCCTGGTCATCGAGCTGACCGGCCGCCACGCCTTCGTCGGCACACCGGCTCAGGTCGCCGAGGAGATCAACACCCATGTGCAGAGCGACGCCTGCGACGGGTTCATCATCTCCGGGCACCTCACCCCCACCGGGCTGGACGAGTTCGTCGACACCGTGATTCCCGAACTCCAGGAACGCGGGGTGTTCCGCTCGGAGTACCACGGCACCACCCTGCGCGATCACCTCGGCCTCGGGCACGCCCCGGCCTCGGTCCGATGA
- a CDS encoding GNAT family N-acetyltransferase — MSDIRVRTARAHEHERVAALTVDGFRSRNSAPRPERLALLRDTPGRAAAGDLLVAVDEPSGTLIGTASLLRPGTVYARLALPDEAELRLLAVLPEHRGRGAGGALLTEGLGRARSWGMRALVLDTGWDNAVSQRVYQRLGFVRQYAREERENRHRPVKTAVFSHDLGRSRA, encoded by the coding sequence ATGAGCGACATCCGCGTCCGCACCGCCCGCGCCCACGAGCACGAACGGGTCGCGGCCCTCACCGTGGACGGCTTCCGCAGCCGCAACAGCGCACCCCGCCCCGAACGGCTGGCCCTGCTGCGCGACACGCCCGGCCGCGCCGCCGCCGGAGATCTGCTGGTGGCCGTGGACGAACCGAGCGGCACACTGATCGGCACCGCCAGTCTGCTGCGCCCCGGCACCGTCTACGCCCGCCTCGCCCTGCCCGACGAGGCGGAACTGCGCCTGCTGGCCGTGCTGCCCGAACACCGTGGTCGCGGAGCCGGCGGTGCGCTGCTCACCGAGGGCCTCGGGCGCGCCCGGTCCTGGGGCATGCGCGCCCTGGTCCTGGACACGGGGTGGGACAACGCCGTCTCCCAGCGCGTCTACCAGCGACTCGGCTTCGTCCGTCAGTACGCCCGCGAGGAGCGCGAGAACCGGCACCGACCGGTGAAGACCGCCGTCTTCTCCCACGACCTCGGCCGGAGCCGGGCATGA
- a CDS encoding putative leader peptide: protein MTCPPAPAPALREGVRLYSRHHIDLLRVAGALCRR from the coding sequence ATGACCTGCCCGCCCGCGCCGGCTCCGGCCCTCCGTGAGGGTGTTCGCCTGTACTCCCGGCACCACATCGACCTGCTGCGCGTGGCCGGCGCGCTCTGTCGCCGCTGA
- a CDS encoding LLM class flavin-dependent oxidoreductase: MSESSTTPLHLAVALDGAGWHPAAWREPHARPKELFDAAYWTDVVTEAERGLLDFVTFEDGLSLQSTHRTEPDGRTDQVRGRLDAVLIASRVAPLTRHIGLVPTVVATHTEPFHISKAIATLDYVSTGRAGLRLRVSRRSHEAEHFGRRTIPRFGPEDLDTPVVRELTAELFEEATDYIEVVRRLWDSWEDDAEIRDVATGRFIDRDKLHYIDFEGRHFSVKGPSITPRPPQGQPVVSALAHQSVPYRLVATSTDIGYITPHDTDQARATVAEIRAAQAAAGRAEESVHLFGDLVVFLDEEPGAAAARLERLDTLAGYPYTSDAKVFTGTPAQLADLLLSWQRTGLSGFRLRPGVIGHDLEAITRGLVPELQRRDAFRRSYEADTLRGLLGLARPANRYATV, translated from the coding sequence GTGTCCGAGTCCTCAACCACCCCCTTGCACCTCGCCGTCGCTCTCGACGGGGCGGGCTGGCATCCGGCCGCGTGGCGCGAGCCGCACGCCCGGCCCAAGGAGCTGTTCGACGCCGCGTACTGGACCGATGTCGTCACCGAGGCCGAACGCGGTCTGCTCGACTTCGTGACCTTCGAGGACGGGCTCTCGCTCCAGTCCACGCACCGCACCGAGCCCGACGGCCGCACCGACCAGGTGCGCGGGCGGCTGGACGCGGTGCTCATCGCCTCCCGGGTCGCACCGCTGACCCGGCACATCGGGCTGGTGCCGACCGTCGTCGCCACCCACACCGAGCCGTTCCACATCTCCAAGGCGATCGCCACCCTGGACTACGTCAGCACCGGCCGCGCCGGGCTGCGGCTCCGGGTGTCCAGGCGGAGCCACGAGGCGGAACACTTCGGCCGCCGCACCATTCCCCGCTTCGGCCCCGAGGATCTGGACACCCCGGTGGTCCGGGAGCTGACCGCCGAGCTCTTCGAGGAGGCCACCGACTACATCGAGGTGGTACGCCGCCTCTGGGACAGCTGGGAGGACGACGCCGAGATCCGGGACGTCGCCACCGGGCGCTTCATCGACCGCGACAAGCTGCACTACATCGACTTCGAGGGCAGGCACTTCAGCGTCAAGGGCCCCTCGATCACCCCCAGGCCACCCCAGGGACAGCCGGTCGTCAGCGCCCTGGCCCATCAGAGCGTGCCCTACCGGCTGGTGGCAACCTCCACCGACATCGGCTACATCACGCCGCACGACACGGACCAGGCCCGTGCCACCGTCGCCGAGATCCGCGCCGCCCAGGCCGCGGCGGGCCGCGCCGAGGAGTCCGTGCACCTCTTCGGCGACCTGGTGGTGTTCCTCGACGAGGAACCGGGCGCCGCGGCCGCCCGGCTGGAGCGCCTGGACACCCTCGCGGGCTACCCGTACACCAGCGACGCCAAGGTGTTCACCGGTACCCCCGCACAGCTCGCGGATCTGCTTCTGAGCTGGCAGCGGACCGGATTGTCGGGCTTCCGGCTGCGCCCCGGTGTGATCGGCCACGACCTCGAGGCGATCACCCGCGGCCTGGTGCCCGAACTCCAGCGCCGTGACGCCTTCCGCCGGTCCTACGAGGCCGACACCCTGCGCGGGCTGCTGGGCCTCGCCCGCCCCGCCAACCGCTACGCCACCGTCTGA
- a CDS encoding NtaA/DmoA family FMN-dependent monooxygenase (This protein belongs to a clade of FMN-dependent monooxygenases, within a broader family of flavin-dependent oxidoreductases, the luciferase-like monooxygenase (LMM) family, some of whose members use coenzyme F420 rather than FMN.) → MSTPLKQIHLAAHFPGVNNTTVWSDPEAGSHIEFSSFAHFARTAERAKFDFLFLAEGLRLREQGGKIYDLDVVGRPDTFTVLSALAAVTDRLGLTGTINSTFNEPYEVARQFASLDHLSGGRAAWNVVTSWDAFTGENFRRGGFLPQDERYSRAKEFLATATELFDSWRGDEIVADQASGTFLGDARAGAFAHQGQHFDIAGQFNVPRSPQGRPVIFQAGDSEEGREFAAAGADAIFSRYSTFKEGQAFYTDVKGRLARHGRTHDQLLILPAATFVLGDTDAEARELAHEVRRQQVSGATAIKHLEFVWNRDLSAYDPDGPLPDIDPDPGEHTIARGRAQVRMYRDPLAVAREWRELAAANKWSIRDLVIETGSRQSFIGSPATVAETINSFVQADASDGFILVPHITPGGLDVFADTVVPLLQERGVFRTEYEGTTLRDHLGLAHPGTEVHQDRAAS, encoded by the coding sequence ATGAGCACACCGCTCAAGCAGATCCACTTGGCGGCACACTTCCCCGGTGTCAACAACACCACGGTGTGGAGCGATCCGGAGGCGGGCAGCCATATCGAGTTCAGCTCGTTCGCCCACTTCGCGCGCACCGCCGAGCGCGCCAAGTTCGACTTCCTGTTCCTCGCCGAGGGGCTGCGGCTGCGCGAACAGGGCGGCAAGATCTACGACTTGGACGTGGTGGGGCGGCCGGACACCTTCACCGTCCTGTCCGCGCTCGCCGCCGTCACCGACCGTCTCGGCCTCACCGGCACCATCAACTCCACCTTCAACGAGCCCTACGAGGTGGCCCGCCAGTTCGCCAGCCTCGACCACCTGTCGGGCGGGCGCGCCGCGTGGAACGTCGTCACCTCGTGGGACGCCTTCACCGGGGAGAACTTCCGCCGCGGCGGCTTCCTTCCGCAGGACGAACGGTATTCCCGGGCCAAGGAGTTCCTGGCCACCGCCACCGAGCTGTTCGACTCCTGGCGGGGCGACGAGATCGTTGCCGACCAGGCATCCGGCACCTTCCTCGGCGACGCGCGGGCCGGAGCCTTCGCCCATCAGGGACAGCACTTCGACATCGCCGGGCAGTTCAACGTCCCGCGCAGCCCACAGGGCCGCCCCGTGATCTTCCAGGCCGGTGACTCCGAGGAAGGCCGGGAGTTCGCCGCGGCCGGCGCCGACGCCATCTTCAGCCGGTACAGCACCTTCAAGGAGGGGCAGGCGTTCTACACGGACGTCAAGGGCCGCCTCGCCCGGCACGGCCGCACCCACGACCAGCTGCTGATCCTGCCCGCCGCCACCTTCGTCCTCGGCGACACCGACGCCGAGGCGCGGGAGCTGGCCCACGAGGTACGCCGCCAACAGGTCAGCGGCGCCACCGCGATCAAGCACCTGGAGTTCGTCTGGAACCGCGACCTGTCCGCGTACGATCCGGACGGCCCGCTCCCCGACATCGACCCCGACCCCGGCGAGCACACCATCGCCCGCGGCCGCGCCCAGGTGCGGATGTACCGCGATCCGCTGGCCGTCGCCCGGGAGTGGCGGGAGCTGGCGGCGGCGAACAAGTGGTCCATCCGCGACCTGGTCATCGAGACGGGCAGCCGCCAGTCGTTCATCGGCTCCCCGGCCACGGTCGCCGAGACCATCAACTCCTTCGTCCAGGCCGACGCCAGTGACGGCTTCATCCTCGTACCGCACATCACCCCCGGCGGGCTGGACGTCTTCGCGGACACCGTCGTCCCGCTGCTCCAGGAGCGCGGTGTGTTCCGCACCGAGTACGAGGGCACGACCCTGCGCGACCACCTCGGCCTGGCCCACCCCGGCACCGAGGTGCACCAGGACCGGGCCGCGTCATGA
- a CDS encoding LLM class flavin-dependent oxidoreductase, producing the protein MKFLAITLIVHAPDPVTGIQKPTGERFREVIDNALLAEELGFDGFGVGERHERPFISSSPPVVLSHLAALTSRIRLFTAVTTLSLLDPVRAYEDYATLDHLSAGRLELIIGKGNGTAQRELFQVTPEDQWDRNAEGYELFRRIWRQDKVTAAPRFRPALTDAEVWPRPLQRPVRVWHGSATSRESVDLAARYGDPLFSANVTHPVEPYAELIRHYRERWEAYGHDPARAVVGAGTAGYYAARTSQEAIAAYRPVFEGRLAFQKQLGMEPVFSTLEDFVERSSALIGSPQQVIEKVHRYHERFGHTVLHLHADAGGLTDAQHRASLELFQSDIAPVLRRDIPDPPFDWAPVLGTPEPASLSADR; encoded by the coding sequence ATGAAGTTCCTGGCCATCACCCTCATCGTGCACGCCCCGGACCCGGTGACCGGGATCCAGAAGCCGACCGGTGAGCGTTTCCGCGAGGTGATCGACAACGCGCTGCTGGCGGAGGAGCTCGGCTTCGACGGCTTCGGCGTCGGCGAACGCCACGAGCGGCCGTTCATCTCCTCCTCGCCACCGGTCGTGCTCAGCCACCTCGCCGCACTCACCTCGCGGATCCGGCTGTTCACCGCGGTGACCACCCTCAGCCTGCTCGATCCGGTGCGCGCCTACGAGGACTACGCCACCCTGGACCACCTCTCGGCCGGTCGCCTCGAGCTGATCATCGGCAAGGGCAACGGGACCGCCCAGCGCGAGCTGTTCCAGGTCACCCCCGAGGACCAGTGGGACCGCAATGCCGAAGGCTACGAGCTGTTCCGCCGCATCTGGCGGCAGGACAAGGTGACCGCTGCACCGCGCTTCCGACCCGCGCTGACCGACGCCGAGGTGTGGCCGAGACCTCTCCAGCGGCCCGTCCGGGTCTGGCACGGCAGCGCCACCAGCCGGGAGTCGGTCGACCTCGCCGCCCGCTACGGCGACCCGTTGTTCTCGGCCAACGTCACCCACCCCGTCGAGCCGTACGCCGAGCTGATCCGCCACTACCGGGAGCGCTGGGAGGCATACGGCCACGACCCCGCGCGCGCCGTGGTCGGCGCCGGGACGGCGGGCTACTACGCGGCCCGCACCTCACAGGAGGCCATCGCCGCCTACCGCCCGGTGTTCGAAGGCCGTCTCGCCTTCCAGAAGCAGCTCGGCATGGAACCGGTGTTCTCGACCCTGGAGGACTTCGTCGAGCGCAGCTCGGCTCTGATCGGCAGCCCCCAGCAGGTGATCGAGAAGGTGCACCGCTACCACGAGCGGTTCGGACACACCGTGCTGCACCTGCACGCGGACGCGGGCGGGCTCACCGACGCCCAGCACCGCGCCTCGCTTGAACTCTTCCAGTCCGACATCGCGCCCGTACTGCGACGTGACATCCCGGATCCGCCATTCGACTGGGCCCCGGTGCTCGGCACGCCCGAACCCGCCTCCCTGTCCGCCGACCGCTGA